The Chiloscyllium plagiosum isolate BGI_BamShark_2017 chromosome 42, ASM401019v2, whole genome shotgun sequence genome contains a region encoding:
- the snrnp200 gene encoding U5 small nuclear ribonucleoprotein 200 kDa helicase isoform X2 produces the protein MADVTARSLQYEYKANSNLVLQADRSLIDRTRRDEPTGEVLSLVGKLEGSRMGDKAQRTKPQLQEERRAKRRKRDEDRHDMNKMKGYTLLSEGIDEMVGIVYKPKTKETRETYEVLLSFIQAALGDQPRDILCGAADEVLAVLKNDKLRDKERRKEIEMLLGQLEDTRYHVLVNLGKKISDYGGDKEVQNMDDNIDETYGVNVQFESDEEEGDEDAFGEVREEASDEDTEGEEADISCTLSANLGAAGDVLSAKKKDLHPRDIDAFWLQRQLSRFYDDAIMSQKKADEVLDILKTAGDDRECENQLVLLLGFNTFDFIKILRQHRMMILYCTLLASAQSEAEKERIQNKMEADAELSKVLYKLQETEKEDIIREERSRRERVRQSRVDTDLEAMDLDRDGEILAPRQVLDLEDLAFAQGSHLMANKRCQLPDGSFRKQRKGYEEVHVPALKPKPFSSDEQLISVEKMPKYTQAAFEGFKTLNRIQSKLCKAAMETDENLLLCAPTGAGKTNVALMCMLREIGKHINMDGTINVDDFKIIYIAPMRSLVQEMVGSFSKRLASYGISVAELTGDHQLCKEEITATQVIVCTPEKWDIITRKGGERTYTQIVRLMIIDEIHLLHDDRGPVLEALVARTIRNIEMTQEDVRLIGLSATLPNYEDVATLLRVDPAKGLFYFDNSFRPVPLEQTYVGITEKKAIKRFQIMNEIVYEKVMEHAGKNQVLVFVHSRKETGKTARAIRDMCLEKDTLGLFLREGSASTEVLRTEAEQCKNLELKDLLPYSFAIHHAGMTRVDRTLVEDLFADRHIQVLVSTATLAWGVNLPAHTVIIKGTQVYSPEKGRWTELGALDVLQMLGRAGRPQYDTKGEGILITSHGELQYYLSLLNQQLPIESQMITRLPDMLNAEIVLGNVQTAKDAINWLGYTYLYIRMLRTPTLYGISHDELKTDPLLEQRRLDLIHTAAIILDKNNLVKYDKKGGNFQVTDLGRIASHYYITHESMATYNQLLKPTLSEIELFRVFSLSSEFKNISVREEEKLELQKLLERVPIPVKESIEEPSAKINVLLQAYISQLKLEGFALMADMVYVTQSAGRLMRCIFEIVLNRGWAQLTDKTVNLCKMIDKRMWQSMSPLRQFRKLPEEVIKKIEKKNFPFERLYDLNHNEIGELIRMPKMGKTIHKYIHQFPKLELSVHIQPITRSTLKVELTITPDFQWDEKIHGSSEAFWILVEDVDSEVILHHEYFLLKAKYAQDEHLVMFFVPVFEPLPPQYFIRVVSDRWLSCETQLPVSFRHLILPEKYPPPTELLDLQPLPVSALRNSAFEHLYQDKFPFFNPIQTQVFNAVYNSDDNVFVGAPTGSGKTICAEFAILRMLLQNSEGRCVYITPMEALAEQVYADWYEKFQQKLSKKVVLLTGETSTDLKLLGKGNIIISTPEKWDILSRRWKQRKNVQNVNLFVVDEVHLIGGENGPVLEVICSRMRYISSQIERPIRIVALSSSLSNAKDVAHWLGCSTTATFNFHPNVRPVPLELHIQGFNISHTQTRLLSMSKPVYHAIMKHSPKKPVIVFVPSRKQTRLTAIDILTFCAADVQPQRFLHCTEKDLVPYLEKLNDNTLKETLANGVGYLHEGLNLAERRIVEQLFRSGAVQVVVASRSLCWGMNISSHLVTIMDTQYYNGKIHAYVDYPIYDVLQMVGRANRPLQDDEGRCVIMCQGSKKDFFKKFLYEPLPVESHLDHCLHDHFNAEIVTKTIENKQDAVDYLTWTFLYRRMTQNPNYYNLQGVSHRHLSDHLSQLVENTLNDLEQSKCISIEDEMDVAPLNLGMIAAYYYINYTTIELFSMSLNAKTKIRGLIEIISNAAEYENIPIRHHEDNLLRQLYQKVPHKLNNPKFNDPHVKTNLLLQAHLSRMQLSAELQSDTEEILSKAIRLIQACVDVLSSNGWLSPALAAMELAQMVTQAMWSKDSYLKQLPHFTSEHVKRCTDRVRMLDVMTTRYVWNLATHINWPDKIKGD, from the exons cCACGTGATATTCTCTGTGGAGCGGCAGATGAGGTCCTCGCTGTGCTGAAAAATGATAAACTGCGTGACAAAGAGCGACGGAAGGAAATAGAAATGCTCTTGGGACAGTTGGAGGATACCCGTTACCATGTACTGGTAAACCTTGGAAAGAAAATCAGTGACTACGGAGGAGACAAAGAAGTGCAGAATATGG ATGATAACATTGACGAGACATATGGAGTGAATGTACAGTTCGAGTCTGACGAAGAG GAAGGTGATGAGGATGCATTTGGTGAAGTACGTGAAGAAGCATCAGATGAGGACACGGAGGGCGAGGAAGCTGACATCAGCTGCACACTTTCAGCAAAT CTGGGTGCTGCTGGAGATGTACTGAGTGCAAAGAAGAAAGACCTGCATCCTCGAGATATTGATGCTTTTTGGCTCCAGAGGCAGCTCAGCCGCTTCTACGATGACGCTATTATGTCACAGAAAAAGGCAGATGAAGTCCTGGATATCCTCAAG ACAGCTGGTGATGACCGTGAATGTGAGAATCAGCTTGTTTTGCTTCTTGGCTTCAACACTTTTGACTTCATCAAGATTCTAAGGCAGCATCGCATGATGA TTTTGTACTGTACACTGTTGGCCAGTGCTCAGAGTGAGGCAGAGAAGGAGAGGATTCAGAATAAGATGGAGGCAGATGCAGAGCTTTCCAAAGTTCTCTACAAACTGCAAGAGACTGAAAAAGAGGACATAATTCGG GAGGAAAGATCCCGAAGAGAACGAGTTCGTCAATCCCGTGTGGATACAGACCTCGAAGCAATGGACCTTGATCGAGATGGAGAG ATTCTGGCTCCCAGACAGGTTCTGGATTTGGAGGATCTGGCCTTTGCACAGGGGAGTCATCTAATGGCAAACAAGCGATGTCAGCTACCAGACGGTTCATTCCGCAAGCAACGCAAGGGGTACGAGGAGGTGCATGTGCCAGCTCTTAAACCGAAGCCATTCAGCTCAGATGAG CAACTGATATCTGTAGAGAAGATGCCTAAGTACACGCAAGCAGCATTTGAGGGCTTCAAAACACTGAATCGGATTCAAAGTAAGCTGTGCAAAGCAGCCATGGAAACCGATGAGAATCTGCTATTGTGTGCTCCCACT GGTGCCGGCAAGACCAATGTGGCTCTGATGTGCATGTTACGTGAGATTGGGAAACACATTAATATGGATGGAACCATTAATGTCGATGACTTCAAGATTATTTACATTGCACCGATGAGATCACTGGTTCAGGAGATGGTGGGCAGTTTCAGTAAG CGTTTAGCAAGCTATGGGATCAGTGTCGCAGAGCTGACAGGGGACCATCAACTGTGCAAAGAGGAGATCACTGCAACCCAGGTGATTGTGTGCACCCCAGAGAAGTGGGACATCATTACTCGCAAGGGAGGAGAGCGTACTTATACTCAAATTGTGCGACTCATGATAATT GATGAGATTCATCTCCTGCATGACGATCGCGGTCCAGTATTAGAGGCCTTAGTTGCCAGGACAATTAGGAACATTGAAATGACTCAAGAAGATGTGCGATTGATTGGGTTGAGTGCCACGCTGCCTAATTATGAAGATGTTGCAACTCTTCTGCGAGTTGATCCAGCTAAAGGTCTTTTCTATTTTGACAACAG TTTTCGTCCTGTTCCACTGGAGCAGACATATGTTGGAATAACTGAAAAGAAAGCAATCAAACGTTTCCAGATTATGAATGAGATTGTGTATGAGAAAGTGATGGAGCACGCTGGAAAGAATCAG GTGCTGGTGTTTGTTCACTCCCGTAAAGAGACAGGAAAAACAGCGCGTGCAATCCGAGATATGTGTCTGGAGAAAGACACGTTGGGTTTGTTCCTGCGAGAGGGATCAGCCTCCACAGAAGTGTTACGGACAGAGGCGGAGCAGTGTAAG AATCTGGAGCTGAAGGACCTGCTTCCCTACAGTTTTGCTATTCACCATGCTGGTATGACCAGAGTGGATCGAACGCTAGTGGAAGATTTATTTGCTGACAGACACATTCAG GTGCTGGTCTCGACAGCAACTCTGGCCTGGGGTGTCAATCTGCCTGCGCACACAGTTATTATCAAAGGGACACAGGTATACAGCCCAGAGAAGGGACGCTGGACAGAGTTGGGTGCACTGGATGTACTTCAG ATGTTAGGCCGTGCAGGACGACCGCAGTACGACACAAAAGGTGAGGGAATCCTTATCACATCACATGGTGAGCTGCAGTATTACCTATCCCTTCTCAACCAGCAGCTCCCCATTGAAAGTCAGATGATCACAAGACTCCCTGACATGCTCAATGCTGAGATTGTCCTTGGAAATGTCCAGACTGCAAAG GATGCAATTAACTGGTTGGGGTATACATATCTCTATATTCGCATGTTGCGAACCCCAACACTCTATGGGATCTCGCATGATGAGCTGAAGACTGACCCCCTACTGGAGCAGCGCAGACTGGACCTTATCCACACTGCTGCCATTATCCTTGACAAAAATAACCTTGTGAAATATGACAAAaagggtggcaacttccag GTGACTGACCTCGGCCGGATTGCAAGTCACTATTACATCACACATGAAAGTATGGCCACctacaatcagcttttgaaacctACCCTGAGTGAAATCGAGCTCTTCCGAGTATTTTCACTGTCTTCTGAGTTCAAGAACATCAGCGTGAGAGAG GAGGAGAAACTTGAGttgcagaaattgttggaacGAGTTCCCATTCCTGTCAAAGAGAGTATTGAGGAGCCGAGTGCGAAG ATCAATGTGTTGCTTCAAGCCTACATTTCCCAGCTGAAGCTGGAGGGATTTGCACTCATGGCTGATATGGTCTATGTGACTCAG TCTGCAGGCCGTCTGATGCGTTGTATATTTGAGATCGTCCTTAATCGAGGCTGGGCTCAGTTGACAGACAAGACTGTCAATCTCTGCAAAATGATTGATAAACGAAT GTGGCAATCTATGTCACCTCTGCGACAGTTCAggaagctgccagaagaagtgataaaGAAGATAGAGAAGAAGAATTTTCCATTTGAGCGACTCTATGACTTGAATCATAATGAAATAG GAGAGTTGATCCGAATGCCAAAGATGGGCAAGACAATACACAAGTACATTCACCAATTCCCAAAACTTGAACTGTCTGTTCACATCCAGCCCATCACACGCTCAACACTGAAAGTGGAACTGACAATCACACCTGATTTCCAGTGGGATGAGAAG ATACATGGATCCTCTGAGGCATTCTGGATCCTGGTTGAGGATGTAGACAGTGAAGTTATCTTGCACCATGAGTATTTTCTGTTGAAGGCAAAATATGCTCAAGATGAACATTTGGTGATGTTCTTTGTACCAGTATTTGAACCTCTCCCTCCACAATATTTCATCAGAGTGGTGTCAGACCGTTGGCTCT CCTGTGAGACTCAACTTCCAGTTTCATTCCGGCACCTGATACTTCCAGAAAAGTATCCTCCCCCCACAGAACTACTGGACTTGCAGCCACTGCCAGTGTCAGCATTGAGGAACAGTGCGTTTGAACATCTCTACCAGGATAAATTCCCTTTCTTCAACCCAATCCAGACACAAG TCTTCAATGCAGTTTATAACAGTGATGACAACGTGTTTGTGGGAGCTCCCACGGGTAGCGGGAAGACAATTTGTGCAGAGTTTGCAATCCTTCGAATGCTTCTGCAGAACTCTGAAGGACGCTGTGTGTACATAACTCCAATGGAGGCCTTGGCTGAGCAG GTTTATGCAGATTGGTATGAGAAATTTCAGCAGAAGCTCAGCAAGAAAGTTGTGTTACTGACAGGCGAGACGAGCACCGACCTCAAACTGTTGGGCAAGGGAAATATCATCATCAGCACACCGGAGAAATGGGACATCCTGTCCCGACGATGGAAGCAGAGGAAAAATGTCCAAAATGTAAACCTGTTTGTCGTGGATGAGGTTCACTTGATTGGTGGAGAGAATGGG CCTGTTTTGGAAGTTATCTGCTCCCGAATGCGATACATCTCCTCCCAGATTGAGCGGCCAATTAGGATTGTGGCTTTAAGTTCATCGCTGTCCAATGCGAAGGATGTGGCTCATTGGCTTGGCTGTAGCACCACTGCAACTTTCAACTTTCACCCCAACGTGCGGCCAGTACCTCTGGAACTACACATTCAG GGCTTCAATATTAGCCACACGCAGACTCGCCTTCTGTCCATGTCTAAACCTGTCTACCATGCCATCATGAAGCACTCTCCCAAGAAACCAGTCATTGTCTTTGTGCCCTCTCGCAAGCAAACAAGGTTGACTGCCATTGATATCCTTACGTTCTGTGCTGCTGATGTCCAGCCACAAAG GTTTCTACACTGCACAGAAAAAGACTTGGTTCCATACCTTGAAAAACTAAACGACAACACTTTAAAGGAGACCCTTGCAAATGGAGTTGGTTATCTGCATGAGGGGCTCAATCTGGCTGAGCGCAGAATTGTGGAACAACTCTTCCGCTCTG GTGCAGTGCAAGTGGTAGTTGCCTCAAGGAGTCTCTGTTGGGGAATGaatatctcctctcaccttgtaACCATCATGGACACCCAGTATTATAACGGCAAAATTCATGC GTATGTGGATTACCCTATTTATGATGTTCTGCAAATGGTTGGGCGAGCTAATCGTCCCTTACAAGATGATGAAGGGCGATGTGTCATTATGTGCCAAGGGTCAAAGAAG GATTTCTTCAAGAAGTTTCTTTATGAGCCACTGCCAGTGGAGTCCCACCTTGACCATTGCCTACATGATCATTTCAATGCTGAAATCGTTACAAAAACCATAGAGAACAAGCAGGATGCAGTGGATTACCTGACCTGGACCTTCCTTTACCGTAGGATGACCCAGAATCCAAATTACTATAATTTGCAGG GTGTGTCCCACAGACATCTTTCAGATCATCTTTCACAGTTGGTAGAAAATACTCTGAATGACTTAGAACAATCCAAGTGCATCAGCATTGAGGATGAGATGGATGTGGCACCATTGAATCTTGGAATGATTGCAGCTTACTACTATATCAATTACACCACAATTG AGCTGTTTAGTATGTCACTGAATGCCAAAACGAAGATCCGAGGTCTGATTGAGATCATCTCCAACGCCGCAGAGTATGAAAATATTCCCATTAGGCACCATGAAGATAACCTGCTGCGACAG TTGTATCAGAAGGTCCCTCACAAGCTTAACAACCCAAAATTCAATGACCCTCACGTGAAGACAAACTTGCTCCTTCAGGCACACCTTTCCCGTATGCAACTGAGCGCCGAACTACAGTCCGACACAGAAGAGATCCTCAGTAAG GCAATTCGTTTAATCCAAGCTTGTGTGGATGTGCTGTCCAGTAATGGCTGGCTCAGCCCAGCTCTGGCCGCAATGGAACTTGCCCAGATGGTGACCCAGGCGATGTGGTCCAAGGACTCATATTTGAAGCAGCTTCCACATTTCACTTCTGAACATGTCAAACGCTGTACTGACAGGGTGAGGATGCTGGATGTTATGACAACCAGATACGTGTGGAACTTGGCAACACACATAAATTGGCCGGATAAAATAAAAG GGGACTGA